Proteins encoded within one genomic window of Fragaria vesca subsp. vesca linkage group LG1, FraVesHawaii_1.0, whole genome shotgun sequence:
- the LOC101293037 gene encoding 50S ribosomal protein L29, chloroplastic-like, with translation MLGAISIAPPSTVVLPQKLLSPIPKSSFTGLRLQHVCPVAIRLPTASFRRSSSPSSSVVMMAKREEEMKEIRTKTTEEINEEVVDLKGELFMLRLQKSARNEFTSSEFRRMRKRIARLLTVKREREIEDGIGKRLSRKFDRQWKRSIIVRPPPSLKKLQEEEAAAEAAEAAKSA, from the exons ATGTTGGGCGCAATCTCCATAGCTCCGCCTTCCACGGTTGTACTACCCCAAAAGCTCCTCTCGCCCATCCCCAAGTCCTCCTTCACCGGCCTCAGACTCCAACACGTCTGCCCCGTCGCCATTCGCCTCCCCACGGCGTCGTTTCGGCGCTCCAGCTCGCCGTCCTCCTCGGTGGTGATGATGGCCAAGAGAGAGGAAGAGATGAAGGAAATCAGAACCAAGACGACCGAGGAAATCAACGAGGAGGTCGTCGACCTTAAAGGAGAGCTCTTCATGCTTCGTCTCCAGAAATCGGCCAGGAATGAGTTCACTTCCAGCGAGTTCCGGCGTATGCGCAAAAGG ATTGCTCGCTTGCTCACTGTTAAGCGGGAAAGAGAGATCGAGGATGGAATTGGTAAGAGATTATCAAGAAAGTTTGACCGACAATGGAAGAGAAGCATTATTGTCAGACCACCTCCGTCCTTGAAGAAGTTGCAAGAGGAAGAAGCAGCTGCAGAAGCCGCCGAAGCTGCAAAATCTGCTTGA